A single Ignavibacteriales bacterium DNA region contains:
- a CDS encoding serine hydrolase produces the protein MLFLFLAVIVSFLLTASVSYNRHDPKGDAAFIRDTTFINPGNYLFSQPASKWVNETLASMTLEEKAGQLVFPNANGLDASDTSASYIRLKRLVEEYKVGGFVFFRSKLPEKTLLVNKLQRLSKLPLLMAADFEHGVGMRIAEGTDFPSLMALGAADDSLLAYEMGAIIGRESRRIGIHQNYAPVVDVNNNPDNPIINTRSPGEDPVMVSRIAAALMKGMQDAKLVATIKHFPGHGNTSQDSHNETAIISSSKSEFNSTELYPFRRLIDDGALSVMVGHIRIPEVYASGLPATLSPEITTDLLKKDLHFKGLVVTDAMNMHAISKVYPDSLSSLMAINAGNDLILFPANPESVITAIANSVRAGLISEERIDASVRKLLTIKEWAGLSENRLIDDEDILHSVKSGYAEKIAFQIAKKSITLARDKKNNIPLKTAKKKEYIHLIVTENPGDNGAYFDSLLVSAYPGTETVRLNKRTTNRELKKMIAELKKHKTIIISVYNSISSFKGTRSFDPRIEKMSRKINALNKNKILLSHADPYITDLFPSAGTYMLNYGSSAVSELALFKALAGENQITGKLPVTIPSAKLRKGDGLTRKSVRIEYIASEDTMFNGADRLIQQGIQDSVAPGMTALVIKDGDIVYKRTAGTFTYDPSSTPVTDSSIYDLASVSKVIGTTTAVMICVDRKLFSLDDKVVKYLPQFGAKGKKNITIRNLLVHNSGLPAFKKYYQLVKNGNELLKDIYNSELIYKTGEKMVYSDLGMITMQKIIEKVTGKRLDKFLHAEVFSKLGMKSTMYAPPASLKHRMVPTELDNYWRNRLLIGEVHDEAASMLGGIAGHAGLFSTAGDLAVFLQMLQQGGEYDGRRYIKNETVALFIKRQSDQSTRALGWDTPDEKYPSAGKFFSKSSYGHTGYTGTSVWTDPEKNVIVILLTNRVHPTRVNSKLMRFRPEFHDEIMRALGY, from the coding sequence TACGCCTGAAACGTCTGGTTGAGGAGTATAAAGTAGGCGGTTTTGTTTTTTTCAGAAGTAAACTTCCGGAAAAAACCCTGCTGGTAAATAAACTTCAGAGACTTTCCAAACTCCCGCTTCTGATGGCTGCTGATTTCGAACACGGAGTGGGAATGAGGATAGCCGAAGGCACGGACTTTCCCAGTCTGATGGCGCTTGGTGCCGCTGATGACAGCCTGCTTGCCTATGAGATGGGTGCCATTATCGGCAGGGAGTCAAGACGGATAGGCATCCATCAGAATTATGCTCCCGTTGTTGATGTTAATAATAATCCTGATAATCCTATTATAAACACCCGTTCACCCGGAGAAGACCCTGTGATGGTCTCCCGGATTGCCGCTGCTCTGATGAAGGGGATGCAGGATGCAAAGCTGGTTGCCACTATTAAACATTTCCCCGGTCATGGAAACACTTCGCAGGATTCACATAACGAAACCGCGATTATTTCCTCCTCCAAGTCGGAATTTAATTCTACTGAACTGTATCCTTTTCGCCGGCTGATTGATGACGGAGCGCTTTCCGTAATGGTTGGGCATATACGGATTCCTGAAGTTTATGCATCTGGTCTTCCTGCAACGCTCTCGCCTGAAATCACCACTGACCTTCTGAAGAAAGATTTGCATTTTAAGGGGCTCGTGGTAACAGATGCAATGAATATGCATGCCATCAGCAAGGTTTACCCTGATAGTCTCTCCTCACTTATGGCTATAAACGCAGGGAATGATTTAATTCTTTTTCCTGCTAATCCTGAATCAGTAATTACTGCAATTGCTAATAGTGTGCGGGCAGGACTTATCTCCGAGGAGCGCATTGATGCCTCGGTAAGAAAACTGCTCACCATAAAAGAATGGGCAGGGCTTTCTGAGAACCGGCTCATTGATGATGAGGATATCCTTCATTCGGTTAAAAGCGGTTACGCTGAGAAAATTGCATTTCAGATAGCAAAAAAATCCATTACGCTTGCAAGAGACAAAAAGAATAACATCCCTCTTAAAACAGCCAAAAAGAAGGAATATATTCATCTGATCGTTACCGAAAATCCTGGTGATAACGGTGCATATTTTGACAGTCTTCTTGTCTCAGCATATCCCGGTACGGAGACGGTCAGACTTAACAAACGTACAACAAACCGCGAACTGAAAAAAATGATCGCGGAGCTGAAGAAGCATAAAACGATAATCATTTCCGTTTATAACAGTATTTCATCTTTCAAGGGTACACGGTCATTTGATCCCCGCATTGAAAAGATGTCGCGGAAGATTAATGCTCTTAATAAAAATAAGATACTTCTGTCGCATGCTGATCCGTATATCACGGATCTTTTCCCTTCAGCCGGCACGTATATGCTCAACTATGGAAGTTCCGCTGTATCGGAATTAGCCCTCTTCAAAGCGCTGGCCGGAGAAAATCAGATAACCGGAAAACTTCCGGTTACTATCCCTTCTGCAAAACTCAGAAAAGGGGACGGGCTAACCAGGAAATCCGTTCGCATTGAATATATCGCTTCCGAAGATACGATGTTTAACGGAGCAGACAGGCTCATTCAGCAGGGAATACAGGATTCCGTTGCTCCCGGTATGACCGCCCTGGTGATTAAAGACGGAGATATCGTCTATAAAAGAACCGCCGGCACATTCACGTATGATCCTTCCTCAACGCCGGTTACTGACAGCAGTATCTATGATCTGGCCTCTGTTTCAAAGGTCATCGGTACAACCACGGCAGTCATGATTTGTGTTGACAGAAAACTTTTTTCCCTTGATGACAAGGTGGTTAAATATCTTCCGCAGTTCGGAGCAAAAGGGAAAAAGAATATCACTATCCGTAATCTCCTGGTACATAACAGCGGACTTCCGGCGTTTAAAAAATATTATCAACTCGTGAAGAACGGCAATGAACTGCTCAAGGATATTTATAATTCTGAGCTGATATATAAGACCGGCGAAAAAATGGTCTATTCCGATCTTGGTATGATCACCATGCAGAAGATCATTGAAAAGGTCACCGGAAAGCGGCTCGATAAATTTCTTCATGCAGAAGTTTTCAGCAAACTGGGGATGAAGAGCACCATGTATGCACCCCCGGCTTCACTGAAACACCGGATGGTTCCCACAGAACTTGATAATTACTGGCGGAACCGGCTGCTCATTGGGGAGGTTCATGATGAAGCGGCGTCCATGCTTGGCGGAATTGCAGGTCATGCCGGTCTTTTTTCAACTGCTGGTGATCTCGCGGTTTTTCTGCAGATGCTACAGCAGGGAGGAGAGTATGACGGCAGAAGATATATCAAAAATGAAACCGTTGCCCTCTTTATTAAAAGGCAGTCAGATCAGAGTACGCGGGCCCTGGGATGGGATACACCGGATGAAAAGTACCCCTCTGCAGGTAAGTTCTTTTCAAAATCCTCCTACGGACATACCGGATATACTGGTACATCTGTCTGGACCGACCCGGAAAAGAATGTTATTGTAATACTGCTAACCAACCGTGTGCACCCTACAAGGGTAAATTCAAAACTGATGCGCTTCCGGCCTGAGTTTCATGATGAAATCATGAGGGCACTGGGGTACTGA